A genome region from Panthera uncia isolate 11264 chromosome A3 unlocalized genomic scaffold, Puncia_PCG_1.0 HiC_scaffold_11, whole genome shotgun sequence includes the following:
- the SNPH gene encoding syntaphilin — translation MPGSGPSERMTWPGPALPAAPPTRPLSSAPGTPPIPPLTRTRSLMAMSLPGSRRASAGSRSGGPLGRSGLAVFAQCPQLPASQNEHLPLLPASRRTSPPVSVRDAYGTSSLSSSSNSGSCKGSDSSPTPRRSMKYTLCSDNHGVKPPTPEQYLTPLQQKEVCIRHLKARLKDTQDRLQDRDTEIDDLKTQLSRMQEDWIEEECHRVEAQLALKEARKEIKQLKQVIDTVKNNLIDKDKGLQKYFVDINIQNKKLETLLHSMEVAQDGMAKEDGAGESAGGSPARSLTRSSTYTKLSDPAVCGDRPPGEQPGASGEDGADSGFAVTDDTLSRTDALEASSLLSSGVDCGPEEGSLHGGFSLGPRFPASNTYEKLLCGTEAGVQASCVQERAIQTDFVQYQPDLDTILEKVTRAQVCGAVPESGHGCPEPEPRPPGPKDPDSAVVVTVGDELEAPEPITRGPSPHRPGADPSPSVSVACPVEDEEEVAAAEKEPKSYWSRHYIVDLLAVVVPAVPTVAWLCRSQRRQGQPIYNISSLLRGCCTVALHSIRRISCRSLSQQGPGGPGGGSQL, via the exons ATGCCAGGCAGCGGCCCCAGCGAGAGGATGACGTGGCCTGGTCCGGCCCTCCCCGCGGCCCCCCCAACGCGCCCTCTCTCCTCAGCCCCGGGGACACCGCCCATCCCGCCCCTCACCCGGACCCGCAGCCTCATGGCCATGTCCCTGCCGGGCAGTAGACGGGCCTCTGCTGGATCCCGCAG CGGGGGCCCTTTGGGCCGCAGCGGCCTGGCGGTGTTCGCCCAGTGTCCGCAGCTGCCCGCCAGCCAGAACGAGCAcctgcctcttctccctgcctccaggcgCACCTCTCCGCCAGTGAGCGTGCGGGACGCCTACGGCACCTCCTctctcagcagcagcagcaactcGGGCTCCTGCAAGGGCAGCGACAGCAGCCCCACGCCCAG GCGCTCCATGAAGTACACACTGTGCAGCGACAACCACGGCgtcaagccccccaccccagagcagtACCTGACCCCACTGCAGCAGAAGGAGGTGTGCATCCGGCACCTGAAGGCGCGGCTGAAGGACACGCAGGACCGGCTCCAGGACCG GGACACGGAGATCGATGACCTGAAGACACAGCTGTCGCGCATGCAGGAGGACTGGATCGAGGAGGAGTGCCACCGCGTGGAGGCCCAGCTGGCCTTGAAGGAGGCCCGCAAGGAGATCAAGCAGCTCAAGCAGGTCATTGACACGGTCAAGAACAACCTCATTGACAAGGACAAGGGGCTGCAGAAGTACTTCGTGGACATCAACATCCAGAACAAGAAGCTGGAGACGCTGCTGCACAGCATGGAGGTGGCCCAGGACGGCATGGCCAAGGAGGACGGCGCCGGGGAGTCGGCCGGCGGGTCCCCCGCCCGCTCCCTCACCCGCAGCTCCACCTACACCAAGCTGAGTGACCCGGCCGTGTGCGGGGACCGGCCCCCCGGCGAGCAGCCCGGGGCTTCGGGCGAGGACGGGGCTGACAGCGGCTTCGCGGTGACCGACGACACGCTGAGCCGGACGGACGCGCTGGAGGCCAGCAGCCTGCTGTCGTCGGGCGTGGACTGCGGCCCCGAGGAGGGCTCGCTGCACGGCGGCTTCAGCCTGGGCCCCCGCTTCCCTGCCAGCAACACCTACGAGAAGCTGCTGTGTGGCACGGAGGCCGGCGTGCAGGCCAGCTGCGTGCAGGAACGTGCCATCCAGACAGACTTCGTGCAGTACCAGCCGGACCTGGACACCATCCTGGAGAAAGTGACCAGGGCCCAGGTCTGCGGGGCGGTCCCCGAATCGGGACACGGGTGCCCGGAGCCGGagccccgccccccggggcccAAAGACCCCGACTCGGCCGTGGTGGTGACGGTGGGTGATGAGCTCGAGGCCCCCGAGCCCATCACCCGAGGGCCGAGCCCGCACCGGCCCGGTGCCGACCCCAGCCCGTCAGTGAGCGTGGCGTGCCCCGTGGAAGACGAGGAGGAGGTGGCCGCGGCCGAGAAGGAGCCCAAGAGCTACTGGAGCCGCCACTACATCGTGGATCTGCTGGCCGTCGTGGTGCCGGCCGTGCCCACGGTGGCCTGGCTGTGCCGCTCGCAGCGACGCCAGGGCCAGCCCATTTACAACATCAGCTCCCTGCTGCGGGGCTGCTGCACGGTGGCCTTGCACTCCATCCGCAGGATCAGCTGCCGCTCGCTGAGCCAGCAGGGCCCTGGCGGGCCGGGCGGCGGCTCCCAGCTGTGA